One Fusobacterium nucleatum genomic window carries:
- a CDS encoding WYL domain-containing protein — MKKVRVTVSDFMFEILKGDAEYFKIPLGKIGNTLFKYFIDKNLSKIELEESSGKKVQFNLSKENEDIFFDVLREKKASTEAELMRDIFFTYINNLRFKREEIIFYNTFKQIREAIKNNKKIGIKYHSTARIINPYFIEVSSKENRAYLFCYCEKNEDFRNYRISDIENIWSLQKEIHIKDKEYIEAIKKNFDPFLSYGNFIKVRMTEEGKALYERVNQNRPKLVKEEGDIYTFECSEKLAKVYFAQFYDDIEIIEPESLRESFKENFKRTYEIYK, encoded by the coding sequence ATGAAAAAAGTTAGGGTTACAGTTTCAGACTTTATGTTTGAAATCTTAAAAGGGGATGCTGAGTATTTTAAAATACCGTTAGGTAAAATAGGAAATACTCTATTTAAGTACTTTATAGATAAAAATTTAAGTAAAATTGAATTAGAAGAATCAAGTGGAAAGAAGGTCCAATTTAATCTTTCAAAAGAAAATGAGGACATATTTTTTGATGTCTTAAGAGAAAAGAAGGCTAGTACAGAAGCTGAACTCATGAGAGATATCTTTTTCACTTATATCAATAACTTAAGATTTAAAAGAGAAGAAATCATATTTTACAATACATTTAAGCAAATTCGTGAAGCAATCAAAAATAACAAAAAAATAGGAATAAAATACCACTCAACAGCAAGAATAATAAATCCATACTTCATAGAGGTTTCATCAAAAGAGAATAGAGCCTATCTATTTTGTTATTGTGAAAAAAATGAAGATTTTAGAAATTATAGAATTTCTGATATCGAAAATATATGGAGCCTACAAAAAGAAATTCACATTAAAGATAAAGAATATATAGAAGCGATCAAGAAAAATTTTGATCCATTTTTATCATATGGAAATTTTATAAAAGTAAGAATGACAGAAGAAGGAAAAGCCTTGTATGAAAGAGTAAATCAGAATAGACCAAAACTAGTAAAAGAGGAGGGGGATATATATACATTTGAATGTAGCGAGAAACTAGCAAAGGTGTATTTTGCACAGTTTTATGATGATATTGAAATAATTGAACCAGAAAGCTTGAGGGAAAGTTTTAAGGAAAATTTTAAAAGAACTTATGAGATATATAAATAG
- a CDS encoding DUF87 domain-containing protein: MEYQVIEKEERLQFLEEMFESTELKVTESYSYPTIMEDLSNVVLFHIKEVTFEGEEKSPRREAFENVIGMIQNEGVNFIYLILGDKKGVSFYFGLVKESEYDGELPMPIDEMGNNLLKSAIRGNFRGSKIEEVSPEEMIEIFDRMQTNSNNRNRKYASVIGTPGINESEDKKSFQGVDRLVDVMQGDDFGLCILAKPLSKRAIKKIEDDLYQIYNSLSTFSKISLQEGENKSKGTSISKGTSDSVSYGENTTKGTNYSKTSGTSENTGTSESKTAGSTKGTNYSESQTEGKNWGKSEGKNEGTSKTKGWSEGSSSGSSSNSTNKGTNGSGTENWGTSYSENTGTSSSKGTNTGYSNSENMSKTKGTNTSTGTSESKTAGTSETTGTNSSKTTGTNNSASESSTTGSSQNVSKDIINKKAADYVKYIDEMLLPIIDYGKSKGLYLTTTFIFADNNSQLEKLGNTIKSLYSGKKGNKNPLEFEILENNDKKIEYFKNFQIPNCVSYDNENALTLKSHFIENDEVSLGNWYSPNELGLIAGLPEKEVVGLALNEEVEFGLNAKTPEKGEELISLGNLVQSGNEIDTKVYLEKSALNKHIFITGVTGTGKTTTCQKLLIESELPFLVIEPAKTEYRILMNNPKTEDILIFTLGNDKVAPFRLNPFEFFEGESITSRVDMLKAAMEASFDMEAAIPQIIESAMYSCYEDYGWNIDTDENEKFENPYDEGVYSFPTLEDLLNKVETEVTKHNFDDRLKKDYVGSITARLQGLLVGSKGQMLNSRRSIDFRELIEKKVVLEIEGIKNGTEKSLVMGFILTNLCEALRAKYNKDKHFKHITLIEEAHRLLSKYTPGDSLNKKNSVETFADMLAEVRKYGESLIIADQIPNKMTPEVLKNTNTKIVHKIFAEDDKEAIGNTISLSKEQKDFLSSLPTGRAIVFSQGWTKALQVQIKQRTNTTSDENIDEDRLKSRVEDFYIENYKKGIFIGTKYEKITKEQFRLCRKFSTNKEFVKIFKAVFEENVNSFRDFERVMNLLNDKKFFDNIRRVLTNDDENIENLKNKFKEYYDIFSDDLHKTIYAKYYGGLKIQGSTEDNLKKIKRDLKESIITIFNNGDLNLGIDRSYLKKYIQK, translated from the coding sequence ATGGAGTATCAAGTAATTGAAAAGGAAGAAAGACTGCAATTTTTAGAAGAAATGTTTGAAAGTACAGAATTAAAAGTTACAGAAAGTTATAGTTACCCTACTATAATGGAAGACTTAAGTAATGTTGTTCTATTTCATATTAAAGAGGTAACTTTTGAAGGAGAAGAAAAAAGTCCTAGAAGGGAAGCTTTTGAAAATGTTATAGGTATGATACAAAATGAAGGAGTAAATTTTATATATTTAATCCTAGGGGATAAAAAAGGTGTTTCATTCTATTTTGGTTTAGTTAAGGAAAGTGAATATGATGGGGAGTTACCTATGCCTATTGATGAAATGGGAAATAATCTTTTAAAATCTGCTATTAGAGGAAATTTTAGAGGAAGTAAGATAGAAGAAGTTAGTCCTGAAGAAATGATTGAAATTTTTGATAGAATGCAAACTAATAGTAATAATAGAAATAGAAAGTATGCTAGTGTAATAGGAACTCCTGGAATAAATGAAAGTGAAGATAAAAAAAGTTTTCAAGGTGTAGATAGACTTGTTGATGTTATGCAAGGAGATGATTTTGGACTTTGTATTTTAGCTAAACCGCTTTCTAAAAGAGCTATAAAGAAGATAGAAGATGACTTATACCAAATATATAATAGTTTAAGTACATTTTCAAAAATTAGTTTACAAGAAGGAGAAAACAAAAGTAAAGGAACAAGTATTTCAAAGGGAACTAGTGATTCTGTAAGTTATGGTGAAAATACAACAAAGGGAACTAACTACTCAAAAACTAGTGGGACAAGTGAAAATACTGGAACTAGCGAATCAAAAACAGCTGGTTCAACAAAGGGAACTAATTATAGTGAATCTCAAACAGAAGGAAAAAATTGGGGAAAATCAGAAGGGAAAAATGAAGGAACTTCTAAAACAAAAGGTTGGAGTGAAGGAAGTTCATCAGGAAGTAGTTCAAATTCCACTAATAAAGGAACTAATGGAAGTGGTACTGAAAATTGGGGAACTAGTTATTCTGAAAATACTGGAACTTCATCAAGTAAAGGAACTAATACAGGATATAGTAATTCTGAAAATATGAGTAAGACAAAGGGAACTAATACTTCAACAGGGACTAGCGAATCAAAAACAGCTGGAACAAGTGAAACAACAGGAACTAACAGTTCAAAAACAACAGGAACTAATAATTCTGCTAGTGAAAGTTCAACTACTGGAAGTTCTCAAAATGTTAGTAAGGATATAATTAATAAAAAAGCTGCTGATTATGTAAAATATATAGATGAAATGTTACTGCCTATAATTGATTATGGAAAGAGTAAGGGGCTATATTTAACTACAACTTTTATTTTTGCTGATAATAATAGCCAATTAGAAAAATTAGGTAATACTATAAAATCTCTATATTCAGGAAAAAAAGGAAATAAAAATCCACTTGAGTTTGAAATATTAGAAAATAATGATAAAAAAATAGAATATTTTAAGAATTTTCAAATTCCTAATTGTGTTTCTTATGATAATGAAAATGCTCTAACATTAAAATCTCATTTTATAGAAAATGATGAGGTAAGTTTAGGAAATTGGTATTCACCTAATGAATTAGGACTTATAGCAGGATTGCCAGAAAAAGAAGTTGTAGGACTTGCACTTAATGAAGAAGTTGAATTTGGACTTAATGCAAAAACTCCTGAAAAAGGAGAAGAGTTAATTTCTTTAGGAAATTTAGTTCAAAGTGGAAATGAAATTGATACAAAAGTATATCTTGAAAAGTCTGCCTTAAATAAACATATATTTATTACAGGAGTAACAGGAACTGGTAAGACAACAACTTGTCAAAAACTTTTAATAGAAAGTGAATTGCCATTTTTAGTTATAGAACCTGCTAAAACTGAATATAGAATATTAATGAATAATCCAAAAACTGAAGATATATTAATATTCACTTTAGGGAATGATAAAGTAGCACCATTTAGGTTAAATCCTTTTGAATTTTTTGAAGGAGAAAGTATTACTTCAAGAGTGGATATGTTAAAGGCAGCAATGGAAGCTTCTTTTGATATGGAAGCAGCTATACCTCAAATTATAGAATCTGCAATGTATTCTTGTTATGAAGACTATGGTTGGAATATAGATACAGATGAAAATGAAAAATTTGAGAATCCTTATGATGAAGGGGTTTATTCATTCCCTACTTTAGAAGATTTGTTAAATAAAGTAGAAACAGAAGTAACAAAACATAATTTTGATGATAGATTGAAAAAAGATTATGTAGGTTCAATCACAGCAAGATTACAAGGACTTTTAGTTGGTTCAAAAGGGCAAATGCTAAATTCAAGAAGAAGTATAGATTTTAGAGAATTGATAGAAAAGAAAGTTGTTCTTGAAATAGAAGGGATAAAAAATGGGACTGAAAAATCATTGGTTATGGGATTTATCTTAACTAATCTTTGTGAAGCATTGAGAGCAAAATATAATAAAGATAAGCATTTTAAACATATTACATTGATTGAAGAGGCACATAGATTATTATCTAAATATACACCTGGAGATAGTTTAAATAAAAAGAATAGTGTTGAAACTTTTGCAGATATGTTAGCAGAAGTTAGAAAATATGGAGAATCTTTAATTATAGCAGATCAAATACCAAATAAGATGACTCCAGAAGTTCTAAAAAATACTAATACTAAAATAGTTCATAAAATATTTGCAGAAGATGATAAGGAAGCTATTGGAAACACTATATCTTTATCTAAGGAACAAAAAGATTTCTTATCTAGTTTACCAACTGGAAGAGCAATAGTATTCAGTCAAGGATGGACTAAGGCCTTACAAGTTCAAATAAAACAAAGAACTAATACAACTTCTGATGAAAATATTGATGAAGACAGATTAAAAAGTAGGGTGGAAGATTTCTATATAGAAAACTATAAAAAAGGAATTTTTATTGGAACAAAATATGAAAAGATTACTAAAGAACAATTTAGATTATGTAGAAAATTCTCTACTAATAAAGAGTTTGTAAAAATATTTAAAGCAGTATTTGAAGAAAATGTAAATTCTTTTAGAGATTTTGAAAGAGTGATGAATTTATTAAATGATAAAAAATTCTTTGATAATATAAGAAGAGTACTAACTAATGATGATGAAAATATTGAAAATTTAAAAAATAAATTTAAAGAATACTATGATATTTTCTCAGATGATTTACATAAAACAATATATGCTAAATATTATGGTGGTTTAAAAATACAAGGAAGTACAGAGGATAATTTAAAGAAAATAAAAAGAGATTTAAAAGAAAGTATTATAACAATCTTTAATAATGGAGATTTAAATCTTGGAATAGATAGATCATATTTAAAAAAATATATTCAAAAATAA